The DNA segment CTTTTGGCAGGTTTCTGACTTCTCCCATGACCATTCCAAAGAGGTTCCTTTTCCCATAGGACTAAATTAATAATCCTGCTTGGCCTATGGTCTCAAGTCTAGTCTAACTCATTTTTCCGGATTCAGCCATTCCACTCCTGCCAGTGGAACCCACCTCATTCCTTGTCTCTACCCTAGAAGAGACCTTGATATGTGCCTCCAGTGAATTGCTTTACATGACCCAACTCATGACAGTGCTTGCAAGGTGAATTGCTTTACATGACCCAACTCATTTCGTAACCTTAGCTTTCCAGGGCTCTCATCTTTAAGGCACTGGGACAGAGCAAACAATAAGCAGATACAGTTCTGCTCATCTGAAACTCACTGGCAAGCACTTAGTCATTGGTCCTTTTTGAAGATCTGCTCTGAGGTAGGCACTGGTAATACACTGTGGACAAGTATTTGCCTCAAAGCTGAGCTTTCAGTCTTGTGTTTCTCTGCTCCACCTCCATTTTGATCCTACCTCCTTTTCATCATGTGGACATGTGGCCACAGTGTCCTGTAATCAGTTGTTACCTGGGGTACAAGACCCCTGTCTTGTTGATTTTTACATTTCCAGCTCCTGGGGCTCTTCTGACTTCAGTAAATATCTCATGCTCTCCACAGTGGTCCAGATCTAGTATTTCCTGAAGCTGGGGCTTTGCTTTGTAATGATGTTGTGGGGTCAGCTTACAAAATCCTGAGCAAATACACTTTGAATTAACGTATATTGAATTAAAGACAGAACATTTGAAGCTCACTGAAAGCAGAAAAATGGGATGGTGAGCTCTTTGGGTTTGGTGGTGTGCAAGTGTGAGTTCCTAGGTACGTTGGAAGGTTGAGTAGTCTTTATGTTCCATGCTGCCAAGATCTGGGGTCATTCAGTCTcctcccccctcgccccccagcTTTTCCTACTCCTGCCAAGAGGGAGAAACCAAGGAGCTCTGGTCTTCAGGTCACCACCTCAAATCCTGTCGAGCCGTGGTCTTCTCTGAAGATGGGCAGAGTGAGTATTGGGGAAGGCAGCCAGGGATACGGTGGCACGGGATCAGTGAGCAGCACCATGACCTGGGCACCTTTTCCCCCAGAACTTGTTACTGTCTCCAAGGACAAAGCCATCCACGTTCTAGATGTGGAGCAGGGCCGACTGGAAAGACGCATATCCAAGGCTCATGGGTAAGGGGAGCTAATTGTGTGTTGAGGTCAAGGGTAAGGTGGTTAAGTCCCTACTGGAACAAAAATGGCTCAAGAAGCTCTGTACCTCTAGTGCCCCCATCAACAGTCTTCTGCTGGTAGATGAGCATGTCCTGGCCACTGGGGATGACACAGGTGGCATCCGGCTCTGGGACCAGCGGAAGGAGGGCCCCTTAATGGATATGCGGCAGCACGAGGAGTATATTGCCGACATGACTCTGGACCCAGCTAAGAAGCTGCTGCTGACAGCCAGGTACAGCCTCAGAGctgcttccccttccctgttAAATGTCTCCCTCGCTGGGAGCTTTGGCCAAGTCTGCCGCTCTGCTCTCTCTACAGTGGGGATGGCTGCCTTGGTGTCTTCAACATCAGGCGACGCCGGTTTGAACTgctctcagagcctcagtctgGAGACCTGACCTCGGTCACCCTCATGAAAGTACAGATGGGTATGAGGGTTTGGGATTATGCTAGCAATCTGGTCTGAAGGAGTGCCACAGacatgtttttctccatttccctaCAGTATGGAAAGAAGGTGGCCTGTGGCTCCAGTGAAGGTACTATATATCTCTTCAACTGGAACGGCTTTGGGGCCACAAGTGATCGGTTTGCCCTAAGAGCTGAGTCTATTGACTGCATGGTTCCAGTCACAGAGAGCCTGCTGTGCACTGGCTCCACTGATGGAATCATCAGGTGAGAGAAACTGGAGAGTCCTAAGATCACATGAGGGTCAGACCCAACCAGCCAGGACccaatattcttttctctctacccAGGGCTGTCAATATCCTTCCAAACCGAGTGGTGGGCACTGTGGGCCAGCATGCTGGAGAGCCTGTGGAGAAGCTGGCCCTTTCTCACTGTGGCTCCTTCCTGGCCAGCAGTGGCCATGACCAGCGCCTTAAGTTTTGGAACATGGCCGAGCTGCGGACTGTGGTAGTGGATGACTACCGCCAGCGGAAGAAAAAGGGAGGGCCCCTCCGGGCCCTAAGCAGTAAGGCTTGGAGCACAGATGACTTCTTTGCAGGACTGAGGGAGGAAGAAGACTCCACAGctcagaaggaaggggaggagagtgaGGATGAAAGTGATTGAGGGGATGAGGTCAATCTCAAGATGGGTCCTCCCTGGGGAAGTCTTGCTTCCTGGGCTGGATACCAGAGAGgctatttatttataatactcTTGTGCAGCGCACAAGATGCATAGCTAGAGATGCAGGACCGAGGGCGCTCGGGCGCTCATGACAAAGCACTTGCCCTGTAGCGGCTACTCACTCTACCAGTGTAAGAGAAACCCGCAGCTGGGGCAAGACAGCACGGACACAGGTATACACCAACCAGGGGTTTAATATAAATACAACCAGCATAGAAAAACCCAACATCACACACCAGAATGTAAAGTActggggacagaaagcagatttctGAACCTTTGGCTCAGCCAGCccccaaataaaatcaacaaaaatgacaaatcaACAAAATAAGAAGTGAGATTCATATTAAGctgtgggaggaagaggaaggtttGTGTATGTATCACACAGAACGGCCAAGGAATACCAAAGGGCCAAGGTTAGTccctgggctgggaggggcaTGGCAAGGTCCCTCACCACAACTCAGCGAAACCAGAGCTGTCCCAGGTGTACTGGGGCCCTGCCCCAAAGGGGAGGCTGTGTCAGAGGTAGGGCAGAGCCCATGTTCCTCCCCCTTTGAAATCAGATGGTGGCTGCCCAGGCctgctgggctggggcctgaCACAGGCTCTGTCAACTCGTTTGGGCTGCCTGTGAAGAGGACATGGTCACTGCTTAACCACGGTACCTGCCTCAGCCCCACCAGGCGGTAGAAGACTGGCTCTAGAGGCACTCAGTGCCTCTAGCAACCTTGCAGACACAGCATCTTTAGCCATCTCATGCCCATTCTGCACATCTGGGGCCAGCACAACCCAGATGAGGCCACTGAAGGGCACTGGATGCCCAGGGATCACCACCTGGTACCAGAAGCGGTGCCAGCCAGCAGGGCCCATGCCCAAACACTTGGTGAGGAACACAGGGCTGCCCAGCTTCATCCGCTGGCACAACAGCTGCAGGGCACCCCGAGCCCCTTGGGACTCTAGCTTGTCCCTGGCCAGGGCCAACCGACTGCCCTCTGGCTGTAGGCACTGCAAGGAGGGGCCCACCAGCTGCTGGCGGAGTCGCTGCTTCAGATCTGGCTTGAGCCACTCCACGGCCACCTGCTCTCCACAGAGGCGTGACTGCCCTGCAGAAAAAAGGCAGAGACAAGGGCAGGTCGAACCCCTGGATCCTGAGCCCCCAAGCCCTATCAACACAAGCCTGTTTAATTTCTAGCCTCCCCATTTCCTGGTAGTGTAACCTTGAGCAACTTCTCCAGGCTTCATTGTGTTTCTTTGTAAAGGGGGTGTAGTAACTGCTATCTCCTAAATTTCCTTGTTGGAATGCTGGTTGATGCGGGCTTTGTCTACCTTATAACCATCATAATAGCTAACCTTTACTGCGAATACCTGCCAAGAATCAGGGAATGTGCTAAGTGCCACCTAATTCTCAAAACAGCCCGAGGAAGGAAGTTCTACAGTAGATAAAAGGTAGACTCGGTAGGACTACCTTGGGCGGATCAATCTCAAAACTGTCTCTTTTCATATCTAAAGAGGAAGATCAGTCTGTGTGTGTCACTGGGATGCTGATTAAGTTACAAGATAATGCCTGGAAAGCTTTAAAGTTACCATAGATGGTAGCTGGTAGGTAACACAAAcggaaatttaaaaatctcaggtTAAATAGCATGAGGTCTAAAACTCAGGGATTCTTAACGCTACTATCTTGCTCTTTACCCTATATGCTGACGTGTAAAAGTGCACGGCATAATGTGTTTGGCCCCAACCAG comes from the Prionailurus bengalensis isolate Pbe53 chromosome A1, Fcat_Pben_1.1_paternal_pri, whole genome shotgun sequence genome and includes:
- the WDR55 gene encoding WD repeat-containing protein 55; this encodes MDRTCEERPVEDENDEEDPNSTEAPIRIRDTPEDIVLEAPASGLAFHPTRNFLAAGDVDGDVYVFSYSCQEGETKELWSSGHHLKSCRAVVFSEDGQKLVTVSKDKAIHVLDVEQGRLERRISKAHGAPINSLLLVDEHVLATGDDTGGIRLWDQRKEGPLMDMRQHEEYIADMTLDPAKKLLLTASGDGCLGVFNIRRRRFELLSEPQSGDLTSVTLMKYGKKVACGSSEGTIYLFNWNGFGATSDRFALRAESIDCMVPVTESLLCTGSTDGIIRAVNILPNRVVGTVGQHAGEPVEKLALSHCGSFLASSGHDQRLKFWNMAELRTVVVDDYRQRKKKGGPLRALSSKAWSTDDFFAGLREEEDSTAQKEGEESEDESD